In Lentibacillus amyloliquefaciens, one DNA window encodes the following:
- a CDS encoding GNAT family N-acetyltransferase — protein MNKTIRILNENDYPFYEEMDTGIEFDYVGRIFDRLAAGNNRLYGLFLDDQLVSVGGYSIYAKSYAMLGRLRSDCRFLGNGFSTVVMSHVLNEVLKLDGIQWVGANTQEHNMSAQRVLEKIGLTPRITLHGALTKDTSALESGAEPWTPVTDLERKKEWVSQAYIQTGAIFPYECYYPFPGSANLFQEDDLKQWSFFENADKTRFVITKYDQKKHHYLHAVYLWDDITSQPGLWETIANDYRKLLRQTDDETYIWMDLTKEEAKKLPDNHQFKLPSPWVLYGMEKA, from the coding sequence ATGAACAAGACAATCCGAATCCTGAACGAAAACGACTATCCTTTTTATGAAGAAATGGACACGGGGATTGAATTTGATTATGTCGGACGTATTTTTGATAGACTGGCAGCGGGTAACAACCGGCTATATGGGTTGTTCCTTGATGATCAATTAGTCAGTGTCGGCGGATACTCGATTTATGCCAAAAGTTATGCCATGCTTGGGCGGTTAAGAAGCGACTGCCGCTTTCTGGGAAATGGCTTTTCCACGGTAGTCATGTCTCATGTGCTGAATGAGGTCCTGAAACTCGATGGCATCCAGTGGGTGGGAGCCAATACACAGGAACATAATATGTCGGCACAGCGGGTCCTTGAAAAAATCGGTCTCACGCCTCGTATAACACTGCACGGGGCCCTCACAAAAGATACATCAGCACTTGAATCCGGCGCCGAGCCTTGGACACCTGTCACAGACCTCGAGCGCAAAAAAGAATGGGTCAGTCAGGCCTACATTCAGACAGGCGCCATTTTTCCGTATGAATGCTATTACCCATTCCCCGGCTCAGCAAATCTATTTCAGGAAGACGACCTGAAGCAATGGTCTTTTTTCGAAAACGCGGACAAAACACGCTTTGTCATCACCAAGTATGATCAGAAAAAACACCATTACTTGCACGCTGTCTATTTGTGGGATGATATCACCTCACAGCCGGGGTTATGGGAGACAATCGCCAATGATTACCGAAAACTTTTGCGTCAGACAGATGATGAGACTTACATATGGATGGATCTGACGAAAGAAGAGGCAAAGAAACTCCCGGACAACCACCAGTTTAAGCTTCCATCGCCCTGGGTTTTGTATGGCATGGAAAAGGCTTGA
- a CDS encoding sodium:solute symporter family protein, with protein sequence MSTNLAIWGIIIYFLIASGIAIMSRQGDRSDMAGFFLGGRNMNGILSALSYSATTYSAFMMVGLAGLTYQGGVGALGFEIVYFTGVSLVILFGPRFWKAGKKYGYVSPSEMIGGRYESKTAAASVSIVSCLFLIPYCAVQLAGVGYLLQGITDSAIPFTAGVVFATVMAILFSYTAGIRSVIWTDSLQAVIMIITSTIVVLLVVQGLGGFGQFFDNLQTTRPDSLSVPGNGYFDFLTFLGLTLPWFFFSLSNPQVSQRLFMPKSLKGLRQMLIGFLIFGFIYTFVSVLWGFSAMQMFPNLETADLATPQLLSSDLVPPILGVIVMIGIMAAAVSTIDSIMLTLSSMFARDVYGNSKRKPSDRKQLKVAKMVIPVIAVLAFAFAELELNLIAVLSVAASSGLIVTVPSFVGTFFWKRGTAVGVISSVSVGAVLVLLIEFSGIKPLGMASGIWGLLVSTAIFVGVSLVTKKPEEKADRFLKIMKEERKAS encoded by the coding sequence TTGAGTACGAATCTAGCAATTTGGGGAATAATTATTTACTTTTTAATAGCTTCAGGCATTGCGATTATGTCCAGGCAAGGTGACCGCTCGGATATGGCTGGTTTCTTTCTGGGCGGCCGCAATATGAATGGCATTCTTTCTGCGCTGAGCTACAGTGCGACAACGTATAGCGCGTTCATGATGGTCGGTCTTGCGGGGCTCACGTATCAGGGCGGCGTTGGGGCGCTTGGGTTTGAAATTGTTTATTTTACGGGTGTCTCATTAGTTATTCTGTTCGGCCCGCGGTTTTGGAAGGCAGGGAAGAAATATGGCTATGTGTCGCCGTCGGAAATGATTGGCGGGCGGTATGAAAGTAAAACAGCGGCAGCGTCTGTATCGATTGTCAGTTGTTTGTTTCTAATTCCATATTGTGCTGTTCAGCTTGCCGGGGTTGGTTATTTGCTTCAGGGCATTACCGATAGCGCCATACCATTTACGGCAGGTGTCGTATTTGCCACCGTCATGGCGATTTTATTTTCCTATACGGCTGGCATTCGTTCAGTTATTTGGACAGATTCACTGCAGGCGGTCATTATGATTATCACGTCGACAATTGTTGTTCTGCTCGTCGTTCAGGGTCTCGGCGGGTTTGGGCAGTTTTTTGACAACCTCCAGACAACTCGGCCTGATTCCTTGTCTGTTCCGGGTAATGGCTATTTTGATTTTCTGACATTCCTTGGACTGACATTGCCGTGGTTTTTCTTCAGTCTGTCCAACCCACAGGTGAGTCAGCGGCTATTTATGCCAAAATCGCTTAAAGGCTTGCGGCAGATGCTGATCGGTTTTTTGATATTTGGTTTCATTTATACGTTTGTGTCTGTGTTATGGGGGTTTTCTGCCATGCAGATGTTTCCAAATCTCGAAACAGCAGACCTGGCAACACCGCAGCTTCTGTCATCTGATTTAGTGCCGCCGATTCTCGGAGTCATTGTCATGATCGGCATTATGGCTGCGGCTGTGTCAACAATTGATTCGATTATGCTGACATTATCATCGATGTTTGCGCGTGATGTGTATGGCAATTCCAAACGTAAGCCAAGCGATCGCAAGCAATTAAAGGTAGCAAAAATGGTCATCCCGGTCATTGCGGTATTGGCGTTCGCATTTGCTGAACTGGAGCTTAATCTGATCGCGGTGCTGTCTGTTGCCGCCTCGTCCGGGTTAATCGTGACGGTTCCGTCATTTGTCGGTACATTTTTCTGGAAGCGCGGCACCGCTGTCGGGGTTATTTCCAGTGTGTCTGTCGGCGCGGTGCTCGTCCTTCTGATTGAGTTTTCCGGGATTAAACCGCTGGGGATGGCATCCGGTATATGGGGCCTTCTCGTGTCAACGGCGATTTTTGTTGGCGTGAGTTTGGTGACTAAAAAGCCTGAGGAAAAGGCAGATAGGTTCCTGAAAATAATGAAAGAGGAACGTAAAGCTTCATAA
- a CDS encoding ABC transporter ATP-binding protein: MNHHDEQPLLEVNGLSKSYQDFQLKDVNFELPAGTIMGFLGRNGAGKSTTMKAIMDLIKQDDGDIRILGMAMPEEEVAVKEQVGYVGDTPLLNNAWTMERTLNFARHFYLNWNQEAVEQNLERFEIPRDKKISELSKGMKVKASLILAMAHQPKLLLLDEPTSGLDPVVRTEVLELLLDFVQDESRGVLFSSHITSDVEKIADWITVIDDGRVFFSEDKESLMDRYRRIVIPGKGGTETMDTPLLFNCQRAMGSYIGYTDCYDEFQKIVAGDWYSERLTLEELFVLLTGWKEE, from the coding sequence ATGAATCATCATGATGAACAACCTTTATTAGAAGTAAATGGCCTAAGTAAATCGTATCAGGATTTTCAATTAAAAGATGTTAATTTCGAGTTGCCGGCTGGTACAATCATGGGTTTTCTCGGCCGGAATGGTGCGGGCAAGAGTACAACGATGAAAGCAATCATGGATTTGATAAAACAGGATGACGGCGACATTCGAATTCTGGGTATGGCCATGCCGGAAGAAGAAGTGGCTGTGAAAGAACAGGTCGGTTATGTCGGGGACACACCGCTTTTGAACAATGCGTGGACAATGGAGAGGACATTGAATTTCGCCCGTCATTTTTATCTGAATTGGAATCAGGAAGCTGTTGAACAGAATTTGGAACGTTTTGAGATTCCGCGAGATAAAAAAATAAGTGAGCTATCCAAGGGAATGAAGGTGAAAGCATCGCTAATATTGGCAATGGCCCATCAGCCGAAATTGCTGCTGCTTGATGAGCCGACATCCGGACTTGATCCTGTTGTACGAACGGAGGTTTTGGAGCTGTTGTTGGATTTTGTTCAGGATGAAAGCCGGGGTGTTCTGTTTTCTTCGCATATCACATCTGATGTGGAAAAAATTGCGGACTGGATAACGGTTATTGATGATGGACGAGTTTTTTTCAGCGAAGACAAGGAGTCACTCATGGATCGGTACCGGCGGATTGTTATTCCTGGAAAAGGTGGTACAGAAACGATGGATACACCGCTGCTTTTTAATTGTCAGCGGGCAATGGGCAGTTATATCGGGTATACCGATTGTTATGATGAATTTCAAAAAATCGTAGCTGGTGACTGGTATTCGGAGCGTTTAACATTGGAGGAACTGTTCGTGCTGTTGACGGGATGGAAGGAGGAGTAG
- a CDS encoding LLM class flavin-dependent oxidoreductase, which produces MTKHIPLNVLDLVGVSEGQTKSEAIEQALEAAQLIDKLGFKRLWFAEHHNSKNLASMATSILIAQAAKVTEKIRVGSGGIMLPNHAPLQVAENFGTLAQLFPSRIDLGLGRAPGTDAQTAQLLTHSGGDPQSFANSIYDLIGWFSDEGLGHSTPVTSNVGTGTNVPMWVLGSSMNGASIAGQLGLPFSIASHFTPDNYREKIDLYRSTFKSTAPTAQIEEPYVMAGINVLVAPTDEEAEKLWTTTQQMLLDMQTGKQRFMQPPMDPDELGTEQERALIESMFSVKAVGSPETVRKKLEEFTENSGADELIVVTYTYDPEDRKRSMEMLADLWF; this is translated from the coding sequence ATGACAAAACATATACCATTAAACGTGCTTGATCTTGTCGGTGTATCAGAAGGACAAACGAAAAGTGAAGCAATAGAGCAAGCTTTGGAAGCGGCTCAATTGATAGATAAGCTCGGGTTTAAGAGGCTGTGGTTTGCAGAGCACCATAATTCGAAAAATTTGGCATCCATGGCAACTTCCATCCTGATTGCCCAGGCTGCAAAGGTGACGGAAAAAATTCGTGTTGGCTCTGGTGGTATTATGCTGCCCAACCATGCTCCGCTGCAGGTAGCTGAGAACTTTGGCACACTTGCACAATTGTTTCCTAGTAGAATTGATTTAGGCCTCGGACGGGCACCAGGCACCGATGCTCAGACGGCTCAGCTGCTTACTCATTCAGGTGGTGACCCCCAATCTTTTGCTAATTCTATTTATGATCTCATCGGATGGTTCAGTGATGAGGGCTTGGGGCATAGTACACCAGTAACCTCTAATGTAGGGACAGGCACGAATGTACCAATGTGGGTCTTAGGTTCAAGTATGAATGGCGCCTCGATTGCCGGTCAACTGGGTTTACCTTTTTCCATTGCCTCACATTTCACACCGGACAATTATCGAGAGAAGATTGATCTGTATCGTTCGACATTCAAATCGACGGCACCAACGGCACAAATTGAAGAACCTTATGTCATGGCTGGGATTAACGTACTTGTTGCGCCAACGGATGAGGAAGCAGAGAAACTTTGGACAACGACACAGCAAATGTTATTGGATATGCAAACTGGAAAACAGCGATTCATGCAGCCACCTATGGATCCTGACGAATTAGGAACAGAACAGGAAAGGGCACTTATAGAATCGATGTTTAGCGTCAAAGCGGTCGGTTCACCGGAAACAGTACGTAAGAAATTGGAAGAATTTACTGAGAACAGTGGGGCGGATGAACTAATTGTTGTGACATACACTTACGATCCGGAAGATAGGAAGCGGTCGATGGAAATGCTCGCTGACCTCTGGTTCTAA
- a CDS encoding ABC-2 transporter permease: MRTNVITDFIKEEWYEQRRMLFWYFLISLALVLTVTFFSRLDVVMNWIEQSNLSFTDVSRISFAVLFMPYAISWMIVCNKTDKENRKGFYKFLHMLPITIKEIVTAKYISVFLMNGLMAIWLCGLWWIYDVIFPYAASLMVWTGLCMIVFFYAFSVLAIQLGFFFRWGSNSLFTFFLFLLIVAGQFEFTGQITDQTIKWMDRFPLLLWGIAILLMIVIWLLCWRWSMKVYRKY; the protein is encoded by the coding sequence ATGAGGACAAATGTGATTACGGATTTCATCAAGGAAGAATGGTATGAGCAGCGACGCATGCTGTTCTGGTATTTCCTGATATCACTCGCCCTTGTGTTAACGGTAACTTTTTTCAGCCGGTTGGATGTGGTAATGAACTGGATTGAGCAATCGAATCTTAGTTTTACAGATGTATCCAGGATTTCTTTTGCTGTTCTTTTTATGCCATATGCGATTAGCTGGATGATTGTGTGCAACAAGACCGATAAGGAAAATCGCAAAGGGTTTTATAAATTTTTACATATGTTGCCGATTACGATTAAAGAGATTGTTACGGCTAAGTATATTTCCGTTTTTCTAATGAATGGACTCATGGCGATTTGGCTGTGTGGTTTATGGTGGATTTATGACGTCATTTTTCCGTATGCTGCATCACTGATGGTCTGGACAGGATTATGCATGATCGTTTTCTTTTACGCATTTAGTGTATTGGCTATTCAGCTGGGCTTTTTCTTTCGGTGGGGCAGCAACAGTTTGTTCACTTTCTTTTTATTTTTGCTAATTGTTGCAGGTCAATTTGAATTTACCGGACAAATAACCGACCAAACAATCAAATGGATGGACCGGTTTCCTTTGTTGTTATGGGGAATCGCTATTCTGCTGATGATCGTGATTTGGCTCCTTTGCTGGCGCTGGTCTATGAAGGTTTATCGGAAATATTAG
- the metA gene encoding homoserine O-acetyltransferase MetA, with product MPINVSQELPASDALKQEKIFVMDEDRARTQDIRPLNILILNLMPEKERTELQLLRLLGNTPLQVNISFLRTATHRPTHVSPHHLENFYTTFNEAKNRRFDGLIITGAPIEHLEFEDVAYWDELTEIMDWAAANVTSTLHICWGAQAGLYYHYGVEKYELPEKYFGIYEHQISDHTVKLVRGFDDIFHAPHSRYTSVSREAIEASPDLTLLSVSEHGAPFIIMSDDGKNIMITGHMEYDATTLAEEYERDHSRGVETAIPENYFPNDDVTNDPPHKWRSSSHLLFSNWLNYYVYQETPFEWD from the coding sequence TTGCCAATCAATGTGTCACAAGAATTACCTGCCAGTGATGCTTTAAAGCAGGAAAAAATCTTTGTTATGGATGAAGACAGGGCGCGGACGCAGGATATCCGTCCTCTTAATATATTAATCCTGAATCTGATGCCGGAAAAAGAGCGGACGGAATTACAGTTGCTGCGGTTATTGGGAAACACGCCGCTACAGGTCAACATCAGTTTTCTCAGAACCGCCACACATCGTCCGACGCATGTGAGCCCGCATCATCTGGAAAATTTTTATACGACATTTAATGAAGCCAAAAATCGCCGTTTTGATGGGCTAATCATTACAGGGGCGCCAATTGAACATCTGGAATTTGAAGATGTTGCCTACTGGGATGAGTTGACGGAGATTATGGACTGGGCTGCCGCCAATGTTACCTCGACGCTGCACATATGCTGGGGGGCTCAGGCCGGCTTGTATTATCATTATGGTGTCGAAAAATATGAGCTGCCTGAAAAGTACTTTGGTATTTATGAGCATCAAATTTCCGACCATACGGTTAAACTTGTACGCGGCTTTGACGATATTTTTCATGCGCCGCACTCACGGTATACAAGTGTGTCGAGAGAAGCGATTGAAGCCAGTCCGGATTTGACACTTTTGTCAGTTTCCGAACACGGGGCCCCGTTTATCATCATGTCAGACGATGGCAAAAACATCATGATCACCGGGCATATGGAATATGACGCGACAACGCTTGCTGAGGAATATGAGCGCGATCACAGCAGGGGTGTTGAAACGGCTATTCCGGAAAATTACTTTCCAAATGATGATGTGACAAATGATCCGCCTCACAAATGGCGCTCATCTAGTCATTTACTGTTTTCCAACTGGCTCAACTATTATGTTTATCAGGAGACGCCATTTGAATGGGATTAG
- a CDS encoding MBL fold metallo-hydrolase: MFLEKTAVMGEWGNVQFVNGWVSLRNVKMNVYCFAVDGVLIDTGSRSLLKAFKPFFAQADVDKVMITHFHEDHTGGAGYLQKKYDWPVYMNDMTIAECAQKANYPLYRQLFWGRRQPFKANPIGEAFTSRKANWDVIQTPGHAKDHLSFLNRETGQLFSGDLYVQPKTKLILREESVPTIINSIERTLTYDFGELFCCHAGYVEDGRDALTNKLHYLKELQFEIRSLQMQGYHEQEIWAMTFKKKYPITLISSGEWDSLHIVRSILHDEVGDITG, encoded by the coding sequence ATGTTTTTAGAGAAGACAGCTGTGATGGGTGAATGGGGGAACGTCCAATTTGTTAATGGTTGGGTGTCCTTAAGGAATGTTAAGATGAATGTTTACTGTTTTGCTGTTGACGGTGTCTTAATTGATACCGGTTCCAGGTCATTATTAAAAGCGTTCAAACCCTTCTTTGCGCAAGCTGATGTTGATAAAGTGATGATCACTCATTTCCATGAAGATCATACAGGCGGGGCCGGCTATTTGCAGAAGAAGTATGACTGGCCTGTTTATATGAATGATATGACGATAGCAGAATGTGCACAAAAGGCGAATTATCCATTGTACCGTCAATTATTCTGGGGAAGAAGACAACCGTTCAAGGCAAATCCAATCGGTGAGGCCTTTACTTCGAGGAAGGCAAATTGGGACGTGATTCAGACACCGGGCCATGCAAAGGATCATTTATCCTTTTTGAACCGGGAAACAGGCCAACTATTTTCCGGTGATCTCTATGTCCAACCCAAAACAAAACTTATATTGCGTGAAGAAAGCGTGCCAACGATCATTAATTCGATTGAAAGAACATTGACCTATGATTTTGGCGAACTGTTCTGCTGTCATGCAGGCTACGTGGAAGATGGCCGGGACGCCTTAACAAATAAACTTCATTATTTAAAAGAATTGCAGTTTGAAATTCGCTCACTCCAAATGCAGGGTTATCATGAACAAGAGATTTGGGCAATGACGTTTAAAAAGAAATACCCGATAACACTGATTTCATCCGGGGAATGGGATTCACTACATATCGTACGATCAATCCTTCATGATGAAGTTGGAGACATAACCGGGTAG
- a CDS encoding ectoine synthase, whose translation MIVKSLEDLIGTEDETYDENWSSRRFILKKDGVGFSMNDTIIKAGTENYFWYKNHIEAVYCIEGEGTIEKVENGDVYDIKAGTMYLLDENDKHILRAKTQMRMVCVFNPPLVGRETHNEEGYYPLLTE comes from the coding sequence ATGATCGTAAAATCACTTGAAGATTTAATTGGAACAGAAGACGAAACTTATGATGAGAATTGGTCAAGCCGCCGTTTTATCCTAAAAAAAGACGGTGTCGGCTTCAGTATGAACGATACGATTATTAAAGCCGGAACGGAAAACTATTTCTGGTACAAAAACCATATCGAAGCAGTCTACTGCATCGAGGGGGAAGGTACCATTGAAAAAGTGGAAAATGGCGATGTCTATGATATTAAAGCAGGGACGATGTATCTGTTGGATGAAAATGACAAACATATCCTGCGTGCCAAAACACAAATGCGTATGGTGTGTGTCTTCAACCCGCCGCTTGTCGGCAGAGAGACACACAACGAAGAAGGCTATTACCCGCTATTGACCGAATAA
- a CDS encoding ABC-2 transporter permease → MEALLKRELGILNIAGHNKNPALIYGLLGIGYPVIIWLLGPGLAGVYDLNNFKLNVSMLGMVLVVLGVDNSLKREDDSRQMTFLQTLPVKKSEIVSAKFISVLVMSGTAIVWMNTIGIFLPIFIGGFSMDEYGALLGFFSSMTIFIPAITLLIYFFKGSPGVFIVELLSTVIWANVFGLGGFYLTSIGMTSDMFVPVVFMALALVVYFVCWWLSGRRVSRKGFPLNHQHKATRKKALEGEST, encoded by the coding sequence ATGGAAGCATTACTTAAAAGGGAACTCGGAATACTAAATATAGCCGGCCATAACAAAAACCCCGCACTAATCTATGGATTGCTTGGCATCGGATATCCTGTCATCATATGGCTGCTCGGTCCCGGTCTGGCAGGGGTTTATGACCTTAATAATTTTAAATTAAATGTTTCGATGCTTGGAATGGTGCTTGTTGTGCTAGGGGTCGATAATAGTTTGAAGCGTGAAGATGATAGCCGTCAGATGACTTTTTTACAAACATTGCCTGTGAAAAAGAGTGAAATTGTCAGTGCTAAATTCATAAGTGTTCTGGTAATGAGCGGCACGGCGATTGTCTGGATGAACACTATAGGCATATTTTTGCCTATTTTCATAGGCGGCTTCAGTATGGATGAATACGGAGCACTTTTGGGCTTTTTCTCATCAATGACTATTTTCATACCCGCTATTACATTACTAATCTATTTTTTCAAAGGCTCACCCGGTGTTTTTATCGTTGAATTACTATCTACAGTCATTTGGGCTAATGTGTTTGGCCTTGGAGGGTTTTACCTGACAAGCATAGGAATGACATCCGACATGTTCGTTCCTGTCGTGTTTATGGCATTGGCACTTGTGGTCTATTTCGTTTGCTGGTGGTTATCAGGAAGGCGCGTGAGCAGAAAGGGATTTCCTTTAAACCACCAACATAAAGCAACTCGAAAGAAAGCGTTGGAAGGGGAATCAACATGA
- a CDS encoding ABC-2 transporter permease encodes MWRLIRRELDGMVTINLKRSFQTYFVFGLVLILLIWLLGPNAMSFLATGTISLFIFLIGMLSAGMHMLDTMEEDAANRQLAFLQTLPVRKTDIVHAKFLSTLLLCGFIFVWVSVLFSANLLINDVWTVESTMIIFLFLAVLLLLVTGNLLWYYLRGSFYGGWINYALLLNGSVFLLYVGFYSPFDIPKDFLFSISLAISSLVYLSCWWIMANWVKLKGFPKEVDDPHREKIEKHAEELKRRQAQRLSKKNRGNN; translated from the coding sequence ATGTGGCGATTGATTCGACGGGAACTGGATGGCATGGTAACCATCAATTTAAAAAGAAGTTTTCAGACTTATTTCGTTTTTGGCCTCGTATTGATTCTGCTTATATGGTTGTTGGGGCCGAACGCTATGAGTTTTTTGGCAACGGGTACTATAAGCCTGTTTATATTTTTAATCGGCATGTTGTCGGCCGGGATGCACATGTTGGATACAATGGAGGAAGATGCTGCAAACAGGCAACTAGCATTTTTGCAGACATTGCCGGTTAGAAAAACGGACATTGTTCATGCGAAATTTCTTAGCACGCTTTTATTATGCGGGTTTATATTTGTTTGGGTGTCTGTACTTTTTTCTGCAAATTTACTCATAAATGACGTCTGGACAGTTGAATCGACAATGATTATCTTTCTTTTCCTTGCTGTTTTATTGTTATTGGTGACCGGAAATCTATTATGGTACTATTTGCGCGGGAGTTTTTACGGAGGATGGATTAATTATGCTTTGTTACTCAACGGGTCCGTGTTTTTGCTTTATGTTGGTTTTTATTCACCATTTGACATACCGAAAGACTTTTTATTTAGTATATCACTTGCCATTTCAAGTTTGGTTTACCTTAGTTGCTGGTGGATTATGGCCAATTGGGTGAAGCTCAAAGGATTTCCGAAAGAAGTAGACGATCCGCATAGGGAAAAAATTGAAAAACATGCGGAGGAATTGAAAAGACGTCAAGCTCAGCGTCTGTCTAAAAAGAATCGGGGAAATAATTGA
- a CDS encoding transcription repressor NadR yields MEEQNKVFGEKRRHMILDLLKESSDPYSGSILAQKMNVSRQAIVQDISLLKAKGEPIIATSRGYVFNEESSEPEKYSRIIAVSHKLEETATELYTLVDCGVTIRNVMVEHPIYGDLTGSLMVKNRLDVDAFLHELNQTGASLLANLTDGVHLHTIEADTESQLDKACQMLKNEGILLQ; encoded by the coding sequence GTGGAAGAACAAAACAAAGTGTTCGGTGAAAAGCGGCGCCATATGATTCTGGACTTGCTGAAGGAAAGCAGTGACCCTTATTCCGGCAGCATTTTAGCACAAAAAATGAATGTGAGCCGGCAAGCGATTGTACAGGATATCTCCCTTTTGAAAGCAAAAGGTGAACCGATTATCGCTACCAGCCGCGGATATGTTTTTAATGAAGAAAGCAGCGAACCTGAAAAATACTCACGCATCATTGCGGTCTCCCACAAGCTTGAGGAAACGGCGACTGAGCTCTATACACTCGTTGATTGCGGCGTCACGATCCGCAATGTGATGGTTGAGCATCCGATTTACGGGGATCTGACAGGCTCACTAATGGTTAAAAACCGGCTTGACGTCGATGCATTTTTGCATGAGTTGAATCAGACCGGCGCATCACTTCTCGCCAATCTGACCGACGGCGTGCATTTGCATACCATTGAAGCTGACACCGAAAGCCAGCTTGATAAAGCATGTCAGATGCTAAAAAACGAAGGCATTTTACTGCAATAA
- a CDS encoding GntR family transcriptional regulator → MLIHISQTSSIPMYEQVISEIQWLIVVGHMEPDEMLPSIRELSKELMTSGITIRRAYQELERSGFIYTRKGKGSFVSTLSEERLSQWKMEQVREPLLESVMQAKKMNLEEEEFHNLIKHIWQEADDDNDI, encoded by the coding sequence GTGCTGATACATATTTCGCAAACTAGTTCGATACCGATGTATGAACAGGTTATCTCAGAAATACAGTGGCTTATTGTCGTGGGGCATATGGAGCCGGATGAAATGCTACCTTCGATTCGTGAATTATCAAAAGAGTTGATGACGAGCGGTATTACGATTCGAAGAGCCTATCAGGAGTTGGAGCGAAGTGGATTTATTTATACACGTAAAGGCAAGGGCAGTTTTGTATCAACACTAAGTGAAGAAAGGCTGTCGCAGTGGAAGATGGAACAAGTGCGGGAACCTCTGTTGGAATCAGTTATGCAGGCTAAAAAAATGAACTTGGAGGAAGAGGAATTTCATAATCTGATCAAACACATCTGGCAGGAAGCGGATGATGACAATGATATATAA